The genome window tcatgttgcaaaacaagttttaaatcgaaactgcctattcttgctctttctaatcatatatgttgttcttgctgtttttgtgcaatagatgaataacattattattattttttttagatattttatgtttagatatttctatattgcgggagtcccgcgaatcattttattttcccgcatcccgcacacacacacacacacacacacacacacacacacacacacacacacacgagtctctacccgcccgcaccagcacacgcacttgtccatcaagttttgtcccgcgccgcactctgttgcgttgggtcccgcgggtttgcaggtgTCTATTTGCAAGTGctgctctgctgctggctgccgggtgtcgaccaatcggtgatggtaatttaatgatacctcgtgccaaacctagaccaatcactgttcaattcacgccccctccccttcccttctgttctctgtgttgtcgtgtgccttgtgtgtgatgaaggtgctactggcaaatgtaacgcaagtaactagctcgggaaaactgtaataatattacaattttcagacgagtagtgccttacactactagttactgaaaaaagtaatattattacagtaacgcgttacaaagtaacgcgttacacccaacactgctcAGGGCACACGTGCGATTTTTCACTGGCGTGTATTTTCTGGTGCGATTTTAAGCTGCCGAGCAGTTTGAAACTCTCTCCGCACAAAGAACATAAATAGGGTCTCTCATCCGTGTGAAGCTTCAGGTGTGCCTTTAATCGTGCCGCCAGAATAAACTTCTTCCCACACTGATCGCAACTAAACGGCCGTTCTCCAGAATGAATGAGCAAATGCGTTTTGAAGGTGTTGCTCTCTGCGAACCTCTTTCCGCACTCAGAGCACTCATGTAGTTTCTCTCCAGAGTGATATTTCATGTGCATGTTTAGGCTTCGCTGCACCGTGAAGCTCTTGCCGCATTCGTGGCATgaataaggcttctctccggtgtgagttCTTATGTGAGTCTTCAGGTGTCCTTTACatttgaaactctttccgcatTGAGGACAGGTGTagggcttctctccggtgtgaattctcatgtggtctttaagCTGTCCTTTATGTGTGAAGCTCTTTCCGCATTGAGGGCACTTGgagggtttctctccggtgtgaattctgaTGTGaattttaaggtttcctttatgcgtgaaactctttccgcatTGAGGGCAtgtgaacggcttctctccggtgtgactTCGCATGTGACGCTTTATGTACCCTTTATctgtgaaactctttccgcactggttgcacgtgtaaggcttctctccggagTGAGTTTTTATGTGATTCTGAAGGATTACTTtacgagcgaaactctttccacattgctgacaggtgaaaggcttctctccggtgtggactctcatgtgacacttaaggTTTTCTTTATgcgtgaaacactttccacactgaagACAAGTCAAAGGActgtcttcagtgtgaattctCGCATGGatcttaaggtttcctttatttgtgaaactctttccgcagtgaAGGCATGTGaacggcttttctccagtgtgaattctcatgtgacacTTGAGGCTTCCTTTACATGTTAAACCCTTTCCACAAAGGTGGCACATGAAAGGCTTGCCTCCGGTGTGAATTCGTATGTGATTCTTAAGGTATTCTTTCTGTGTGAAATTCTTCCCGCACTGATTGCACGCAAAAGGCCCTTCTTCgatgtgaattctcatgtgacacttaaggctTCCTTTATGTgagaaactcttttcacactgagggcacgtaaacggcttctctccggtgtgaatccgCACATGACACGTAAGACTCCCTTTAcatgtaaaactctttccacacaggtGGCACgcgaacggtttctctccagtgtgaattctcatgtgtccaTTAAGGCTTCCTTTACacgtaaaactctttccacatagaTGACACGCGTAAGGCTTCTCTCccgtgtgaatcctcatgtgatcATTAAGGTGCCCTTTATGAAtaaaactttttccacacagaCGGCATACGTAAGGCTTCTCTCCGATGTGAATTTTTATGTGATCCCTAAGGTTTCCTTTATGTGTGAaggtcttttcacactgaggacag of Garra rufa chromosome 10, GarRuf1.0, whole genome shotgun sequence contains these proteins:
- the LOC141343527 gene encoding uncharacterized protein, translated to MEFIKVEIVDSSDPEPCKVKDEDTEEQRDQMKVKEESEEPSDIKENHCIETPEDCKAGEESIAENDASQTTGAKHSFSCPQCEKTFTHKGNLRDHIKIHIGEKPYVCRLCGKSFIHKGHLNDHMRIHTGEKPYACHLCGKSFTCKGSLNGHMRIHTGEKPFACHLCGKSFTCKGSLTCHVRIHTGEKPFTCPQCEKSFSHKGSLKCHMRIHIEEGPFACNQCGKNFTQKEYLKNHIRIHTGGKPFMCHLCGKGLTCKGSLKCHMRIHTGEKPFTCLHCGKSFTNKGNLKIHARIHTEDSPLTCLQCGKCFTHKENLKCHMRVHTGEKPFTCQQCGKSFARKVILQNHIKTHSGEKPYTCNQCGKSFTDKGYIKRHMRSHTGEKPFTCPQCGKSFTHKGNLKIHIRIHTGEKPSKCPQCGKSFTHKGQLKDHMRIHTGEKPYTCPQCGKSFKCKGHLKTHIRTHTGEKPYSCHECGKSFTVQRSLNMHMKYHSGEKLHECSECGKRFAESNTFKTHLLIHSGERPFSCDQCGKKFILAARLKAHLKLHTDERPYLCSLCGESFKLLGSLKSHQKIHASEKSHVCPEQCWV